Proteins encoded together in one Thermophilibacter immobilis window:
- the glgD gene encoding glucose-1-phosphate adenylyltransferase subunit GlgD, with protein sequence MEKIIGLITCNYSAKESSPLNESRPVASLPYLGRYRLVDFALSNLVNSGIRTVGMVMPYNYRSIIDHVGSGKDWDLDRKNGGLFILPGSAFGTSRTGARFLLRDLVHNRVYFTRSTADAVIFSTANFVYNADLGQVYEAHKASGTDITVLTKTASEADEDVTAFDVEDGRVKGVHHGVNFGETMFLDCFIIDRQLLLDMFDWYAPTDYLDLFEAMQGDFGRVNVRTHDFGGYAVPVFNKRSYYRSNMDLLDPHVSAELFPSGRSIKTKAHDTAPAKFEVGSRSSNSRISSGCRIYGSVSDSILGRGVVVEAGATVRSSIVMQNCIVKSGARVENAIVDRGNVVPAGTEMRGTPEDVLIKEKARD encoded by the coding sequence ATGGAGAAGATCATCGGTCTTATCACCTGCAACTACTCCGCCAAGGAGTCCAGCCCGCTCAATGAGAGCCGCCCCGTGGCGTCTCTGCCTTATCTGGGACGCTACCGCCTCGTTGACTTTGCCCTCTCCAACCTGGTGAACAGCGGCATTCGCACCGTGGGCATGGTCATGCCGTACAACTACCGCTCGATCATCGACCACGTGGGCTCCGGCAAGGACTGGGACCTCGACCGCAAGAACGGCGGTCTGTTCATCCTGCCGGGGTCCGCCTTTGGCACCTCGCGCACGGGCGCTCGCTTCCTTTTGCGCGACCTCGTGCACAACCGGGTCTACTTCACGAGGAGCACGGCCGACGCCGTGATCTTCTCGACGGCCAACTTCGTGTACAACGCCGATCTCGGCCAGGTCTACGAGGCCCACAAGGCCTCCGGCACCGACATCACCGTCCTCACCAAGACGGCCTCTGAGGCCGACGAGGACGTTACCGCGTTCGACGTCGAGGACGGCCGCGTGAAGGGCGTTCACCACGGCGTGAACTTTGGCGAGACGATGTTCCTTGACTGCTTCATCATCGACCGGCAGCTCCTGCTCGACATGTTCGACTGGTACGCCCCGACGGACTACCTCGATCTCTTCGAGGCCATGCAGGGAGACTTCGGTCGGGTCAACGTTCGCACGCACGACTTTGGGGGCTACGCGGTCCCGGTCTTCAACAAGCGCTCCTACTACCGCTCCAACATGGACCTACTCGACCCGCACGTCTCGGCCGAGCTCTTCCCGAGCGGTCGCTCGATCAAGACCAAGGCGCATGACACGGCGCCAGCCAAGTTCGAGGTCGGCTCTCGCTCCAGCAACTCTCGCATCTCCTCGGGCTGCCGCATCTATGGAAGCGTCAGCGACTCCATCCTGGGCCGCGGCGTGGTCGTGGAGGCGGGCGCCACGGTGCGCAGCTCCATCGTGATGCAGAACTGCATCGTGAAGAGCGGCGCGCGCGTGGAGAACGCCATCGTGGACCGCGGAAACGTCGTGCCGGCGGGCACCGAGATGAGGGGC
- a CDS encoding glucose-1-phosphate adenylyltransferase produces MSRKECIAMLLAGGQGSRLGALTENVAKPAVSFGGKFRIIDFALSNCANSGVTTVGVLTQYRPYLLHSYIGTGEAWNLDDREGGVSILPPYATQAGGAWYEGTADAVTQNLGYIEQNDPEYVLILSGDQLYRMDYADMLATHRAHNADLTIAVMPVPWEEASRFGIITQDDDEKILKFSEKPTKPDSNLASMGIYIFNTDLLVSSLKEDAIDQVSEHDFGKNIIPKLLEQGKRLCTYEFNGFWRDVGTISSYHETSMDLLGPNPAFDIFCSTFPIMSNASTRPPAFVGKNGNIEDCLVANGCQIHGTAKHSILSTDAYVGERATIVDSVLLPGAVVKDGAHVVRAILGENAVVEENVNLGSVDQTKDTAVIGNDVVVGKGEN; encoded by the coding sequence ATGAGCAGAAAAGAGTGCATCGCAATGCTCCTGGCAGGAGGTCAGGGTAGTAGGCTCGGAGCCCTGACGGAAAACGTTGCCAAACCAGCGGTCTCGTTTGGGGGCAAGTTCCGCATTATCGACTTCGCGCTCTCCAACTGTGCGAACTCTGGTGTCACCACGGTGGGGGTGCTGACGCAGTACCGTCCGTACCTGCTGCACAGCTACATTGGCACCGGGGAGGCGTGGAACCTCGACGATCGCGAGGGCGGCGTCTCCATCCTGCCGCCGTACGCCACGCAGGCCGGCGGTGCCTGGTACGAGGGCACGGCCGACGCCGTGACCCAGAATCTGGGCTACATCGAGCAGAACGACCCCGAGTACGTGCTCATTCTCTCCGGCGATCAGCTCTACCGGATGGACTACGCGGACATGCTCGCCACCCACCGCGCCCACAACGCGGACCTCACGATCGCGGTCATGCCCGTGCCTTGGGAGGAGGCCTCGCGCTTTGGCATCATCACGCAGGACGACGACGAGAAGATCCTGAAGTTCAGCGAGAAGCCCACCAAGCCTGACTCCAACCTCGCGTCGATGGGCATCTACATCTTCAACACCGACCTGCTCGTCTCGTCTCTGAAGGAAGACGCCATCGACCAGGTCTCCGAGCACGACTTTGGCAAGAACATCATCCCGAAGCTCCTGGAGCAGGGCAAGCGCCTCTGCACCTACGAGTTCAACGGCTTCTGGCGCGACGTGGGCACCATCTCGAGCTATCACGAGACGAGCATGGACCTTCTGGGCCCCAACCCCGCCTTTGACATCTTCTGCAGCACCTTCCCCATCATGAGTAACGCCTCCACCCGCCCGCCGGCGTTTGTGGGAAAAAACGGCAACATAGAGGACTGCCTGGTCGCAAATGGCTGTCAGATCCATGGCACCGCCAAGCACTCGATCCTTTCGACCGACGCCTACGTCGGCGAGCGCGCCACGATTGTCGACTCGGTGCTCCTGCCGGGTGCCGTGGTCAAGGACGGTGCCCACGTCGTGCGCGCCATCCTGGGCGAGAACGCCGTCGTAGAGGAAAACGTCAACCTCGGCAGCGTCGACCAGACCAAGGACACGGCCGTCATCGGCAACGACGTCGTCGTTGGAAAGGGGGAGAACTAG
- a CDS encoding glycogen/starch/alpha-glucan phosphorylase — translation MPTTTSKIFENEQDFVEQYRKACLAHYGEPFEECTSQEQFSVLAGLVASKSRAAQITSHPKGAKKVYYFSLEFLLGPLLDNYLINFGIRDLVDRGIKSMGADLDTICRQEVDPGLGNGGLGRLAACFLDSMAHEGIAGYGNGMRYRYGLFRQSIEGGRQVECTDNWLANGFAWETRKDDSSVIVQFGAQVVRHEDENGHFWFTQEGGERVRAVPYDVPIVGFGGKVVNKLRLWSAEPSAENFDLDAFNAGDYARANKFRSDVEAISTILYPNDSGEHGRMLRLKQEYLFVSAGLQTILRTYERDFGDDWEHLGDHVSIHTNDTHPAMCGPELMRLLVDERGVGFDAALKIAQEVLSFTNHTVMPEALEKWPIATFRALLPRLYMFVEEIDRRFREDLSSRLSPTDGNWTNVLKSTAILWDGQVRMANLSIIFSHSINGVSALHTQILKDSVFHEFYELRPEAFNNKTNGVSHRRFLREANPSYSRLITDAIGDGWLDDAMELEGLVAFEGDASFLDGMEKAKHEDKERLAAFVKQVSGVELDTSTVFDVQVKRFHAYKRQLLNVFKILDLYNRILADPSFEMQPTSFIFSGKAAQSYTFAKEIIRLINSVADVVNADARVNDKIRVAFVPNFAVSNAQLIYSAAEISEQISVAGAEASGTSNMKLMMNAAITLGTLDGSNVEISELVGPDNIKIFGLHANEVEELRASGRYYAWDQYNADRARLGRVVDELTDGTLARLSGNFDSVRDYLMADNDPDLVLRDFPSYAQAFDELSHDYADRRWWNKAALHNTAKAGYFSSDRTIREYMADIWHIES, via the coding sequence TTGCCTACTACCACGTCCAAGATCTTCGAGAACGAGCAGGACTTCGTTGAGCAGTATCGCAAGGCTTGCCTTGCCCACTACGGGGAGCCGTTCGAGGAGTGCACGAGCCAGGAGCAGTTCTCGGTGCTGGCCGGCCTCGTTGCCAGCAAGTCGCGTGCCGCCCAGATTACCTCGCACCCGAAGGGTGCCAAGAAGGTCTACTACTTCTCGCTCGAGTTCTTGCTGGGGCCCCTGCTCGACAACTACCTCATCAACTTTGGCATCCGCGACCTCGTGGACAGGGGCATCAAGTCCATGGGTGCCGACCTCGACACCATCTGTCGCCAGGAGGTCGATCCCGGCCTGGGCAACGGCGGTCTGGGACGGCTGGCTGCCTGCTTCCTGGACTCCATGGCTCACGAGGGCATCGCCGGCTACGGAAACGGCATGCGCTATCGCTACGGGCTGTTCCGTCAGAGCATCGAGGGCGGCCGCCAGGTCGAGTGCACGGACAACTGGCTCGCCAATGGCTTTGCTTGGGAGACGCGCAAGGACGACAGCTCGGTCATCGTGCAGTTTGGTGCGCAGGTCGTGCGCCACGAGGATGAGAACGGCCACTTCTGGTTCACTCAGGAGGGAGGTGAGAGGGTCCGCGCGGTCCCCTATGACGTGCCCATCGTGGGCTTTGGCGGCAAGGTCGTGAACAAGCTGCGCCTGTGGAGCGCCGAGCCCTCTGCCGAGAACTTTGACCTCGACGCCTTCAACGCCGGCGACTACGCGCGCGCCAACAAGTTCCGCTCGGACGTCGAGGCCATCTCCACGATTCTGTACCCCAACGATTCGGGCGAGCACGGACGGATGCTGCGCCTCAAGCAGGAGTACCTGTTCGTCTCCGCAGGCCTGCAGACCATCCTGCGCACCTACGAGCGCGACTTCGGGGACGACTGGGAGCATCTGGGTGACCACGTGAGCATCCACACCAACGATACCCATCCCGCAATGTGCGGGCCCGAGCTCATGCGCCTGCTCGTGGACGAGCGCGGTGTGGGCTTTGACGCGGCCCTTAAGATCGCCCAAGAGGTTCTCTCGTTCACCAACCACACGGTCATGCCCGAGGCCCTGGAGAAGTGGCCCATAGCCACGTTTCGCGCCCTGCTTCCTCGCCTCTACATGTTCGTCGAGGAGATTGACCGCCGTTTTCGCGAGGACCTCTCCAGCAGGCTCTCTCCCACGGATGGCAACTGGACCAACGTCCTCAAGAGCACGGCGATCCTGTGGGACGGTCAGGTCCGCATGGCGAACCTCTCGATTATCTTCAGCCACTCGATCAACGGCGTCTCGGCGCTTCACACGCAGATTCTCAAGGACAGCGTCTTTCACGAGTTCTACGAGCTGCGCCCCGAGGCGTTCAACAACAAGACCAACGGCGTCTCTCACCGTCGCTTCCTGCGCGAGGCCAACCCGTCCTACTCTCGGCTCATCACCGACGCCATCGGCGACGGCTGGCTCGACGACGCCATGGAGCTCGAGGGGCTCGTGGCCTTTGAGGGTGACGCGAGCTTCCTCGACGGCATGGAGAAGGCCAAGCATGAGGACAAGGAGCGCCTGGCGGCCTTTGTCAAGCAGGTCTCAGGCGTGGAGCTGGATACGAGCACGGTCTTTGACGTGCAGGTCAAGCGCTTCCACGCCTACAAGCGCCAACTCCTCAACGTGTTCAAAATCCTTGACCTGTATAATCGCATCCTGGCTGATCCGAGCTTCGAGATGCAGCCGACCTCGTTTATCTTCTCGGGCAAGGCCGCACAGAGCTACACCTTCGCCAAGGAGATCATTCGCCTCATCAACTCGGTGGCCGACGTCGTCAACGCCGACGCGCGCGTCAACGACAAGATCCGCGTGGCCTTCGTGCCCAACTTCGCGGTCTCCAACGCGCAGCTCATCTACTCCGCCGCCGAGATCTCCGAGCAGATTAGCGTGGCGGGAGCGGAGGCCTCGGGCACCTCGAACATGAAGCTCATGATGAACGCCGCCATCACGCTGGGAACCCTCGATGGATCCAACGTTGAGATCTCCGAGCTCGTGGGACCCGATAACATCAAGATCTTTGGCCTTCACGCCAACGAGGTCGAGGAGCTGCGCGCGAGTGGCCGCTACTACGCCTGGGACCAGTACAACGCGGACCGCGCCCGGCTGGGCCGCGTGGTGGACGAGCTCACCGACGGCACGCTCGCGCGCCTCTCGGGCAACTTCGACAGCGTGCGCGACTATCTCATGGCCGACAATGACCCCGATCTGGTCCTGCGTGACTTCCCCTCCTACGCCCAGGCGTTCGATGAGCTGAGTCATGACTACGCGGATCGGCGCTGGTGGAACAAGGCGGCGCTCCACAATACTGCCAAGGCGGGATATTTCTCCAGCGACCGAACCATTCGCGAGTACATGGCCGACATCTGGCACATTGAGAGCTAG
- the glgB gene encoding 1,4-alpha-glucan branching protein GlgB, with translation METLDASLYLSDYDLFLLAGGQWYQSYEKLGAHPAVDASGATGFHFAVWAPRVQSVHVIGAFNGWDEQANPLVQTSIGGVWEGFVAGVELGSLYKYLIVTASGKKLYKADPYAFFAEVAPGTASRTTDLSGYAWSDASYLARRAARNPFKEPLNIFEVHLGSWKRHGDEPQGEPRADGTYPGPGDQFPAQRGTFYTYDDFADELVAYVRDMGYSHIEVLPLSEHPFDGSWGYQPTGYFAATSRYGTPQQLMHFIDACHEAGIGVILDWVPGGFCADAQGLAAFNGEMLYEHEIHPNWGTHKFDYARGEVRSFLVSNALFWAERFHVDGIRMDGVTSMLYMNFGVDDPSRKRVNKKGTEEDLDASAFIRQTNAAMGKAHPDVIMIAEESTAWPLVTYPPADGGLGFHFKWDMGWMNDTLHYLQTDFPWRPGNYRMLTFSSMYQFNENFILPLSHDEVVNGKCSLITRQPGDPWRQFAGMRALALYQMTHAGGKLNFMGDEIAQFIEWRYYEGIQYFLAEEFESHRNQQLFVRELNHFYNEHPALWQCGYESDSFSWIDADNAEQSIISFVRRGDDSADDLVVLINFDVSAHEGFRMGVPAWGVWEELLSSDDERFGGSGVTNTVRLAAEDEPWNGCEQSITVRVPPLGGMILACTGELKRPAKKPSESIKASPTEKKAPVAAAKPSTRSKATAKGKGKSKARGKTGKTSKPKVTATKRKTSR, from the coding sequence GTGGAGACTCTTGACGCCAGTCTGTACCTGAGCGACTATGACCTCTTCCTGCTCGCGGGAGGGCAGTGGTACCAGAGCTACGAGAAGCTCGGCGCGCATCCGGCCGTGGACGCGAGCGGTGCGACGGGTTTCCACTTTGCCGTGTGGGCCCCGCGGGTTCAGAGCGTTCACGTCATCGGCGCGTTCAACGGATGGGACGAGCAAGCCAACCCCCTCGTCCAGACCTCGATCGGAGGCGTCTGGGAGGGCTTCGTCGCCGGTGTCGAGCTCGGGAGCCTCTACAAGTACCTCATCGTGACCGCCTCGGGCAAGAAGCTCTACAAGGCCGATCCCTATGCTTTCTTTGCCGAGGTGGCTCCCGGCACGGCCTCTCGCACGACCGACCTCTCCGGGTACGCCTGGAGCGACGCCTCCTATCTCGCCCGTCGCGCCGCGCGCAACCCCTTTAAGGAGCCCCTCAACATCTTTGAGGTGCACCTGGGCAGCTGGAAGCGGCACGGCGACGAGCCTCAGGGCGAGCCGCGCGCAGACGGAACCTATCCCGGCCCGGGGGACCAGTTCCCCGCCCAGCGCGGGACCTTCTACACCTACGACGACTTCGCCGACGAGCTCGTGGCCTACGTGCGTGACATGGGCTACTCCCACATCGAGGTCCTGCCCCTGAGCGAGCACCCGTTCGACGGGTCCTGGGGCTATCAGCCCACGGGCTACTTTGCCGCCACGTCGCGCTACGGCACCCCCCAGCAGCTCATGCACTTCATCGATGCCTGCCACGAGGCGGGCATCGGCGTCATCTTGGACTGGGTCCCCGGGGGCTTCTGCGCCGACGCCCAAGGCCTGGCCGCCTTCAACGGGGAGATGCTCTACGAGCACGAGATCCATCCCAACTGGGGGACCCACAAGTTCGACTACGCGCGAGGCGAGGTCAGGAGCTTCCTGGTCTCCAACGCGCTGTTCTGGGCCGAGCGCTTTCACGTCGACGGCATCCGGATGGACGGCGTGACGAGCATGCTCTACATGAACTTCGGCGTTGACGATCCTAGTCGCAAGCGCGTGAACAAGAAGGGCACCGAGGAGGACCTCGACGCCTCTGCCTTCATCCGGCAGACCAATGCGGCCATGGGCAAGGCCCATCCCGACGTCATCATGATCGCCGAGGAGTCCACCGCCTGGCCGCTCGTCACCTACCCGCCCGCCGACGGCGGCCTGGGCTTCCACTTCAAGTGGGACATGGGTTGGATGAACGACACCCTCCACTACCTGCAGACCGACTTTCCCTGGCGCCCGGGCAACTACCGAATGCTCACGTTCTCCTCGATGTACCAGTTCAACGAGAACTTCATCCTGCCGCTCTCGCACGACGAGGTCGTCAACGGCAAGTGCTCCCTGATTACGCGTCAGCCTGGGGATCCCTGGCGCCAGTTCGCCGGCATGCGGGCGCTCGCGCTCTATCAGATGACGCATGCGGGCGGCAAGCTCAACTTCATGGGCGACGAGATCGCCCAGTTCATCGAGTGGCGCTACTACGAGGGCATCCAGTACTTTCTCGCAGAGGAGTTCGAGTCCCATCGCAACCAGCAGCTCTTTGTGCGCGAGCTCAACCACTTCTACAACGAGCACCCCGCTCTGTGGCAGTGCGGCTACGAGTCCGACAGCTTCTCGTGGATCGACGCCGACAACGCGGAGCAGTCAATCATCTCGTTCGTGCGCCGGGGCGACGATTCCGCCGACGACCTCGTCGTCCTTATCAACTTTGACGTCAGCGCCCACGAGGGCTTTCGCATGGGCGTGCCCGCATGGGGCGTCTGGGAGGAGCTTCTCAGCTCCGATGACGAGCGGTTCGGCGGCTCGGGCGTCACCAACACCGTTAGGCTCGCGGCCGAGGACGAGCCCTGGAACGGCTGCGAGCAGTCCATCACCGTGCGGGTCCCGCCGCTGGGCGGCATGATTCTGGCCTGCACCGGGGAGCTGAAGCGCCCCGCCAAGAAACCGAGCGAGTCCATCAAGGCATCCCCGACCGAAAAGAAGGCGCCGGTCGCCGCAGCCAAGCCCTCGACCAGGTCCAAGGCCACAGCAAAGGGTAAGGGTAAATCAAAGGCCAGGGGCAAGACCGGTAAGACCAGCAAGCCCAAGGTCACCGCGACCAAGAGGAAGACCTCTCGGTAG
- a CDS encoding O-acetylhomoserine aminocarboxypropyltransferase/cysteine synthase family protein: MAFQLDPTFSSDPEKHFDTLQVHAGLAPDPTTGAAALPIYASAAFQFDDAADAAGKFGLTRPGNVYGRLTNTTTDAVAARVAAIEGGTGAVAVASGHAAEILAITNIVGAGDEIVASDSLYGGTWNIFLHTLADLGVKTTFVENNDIDAFVAASNEHTKLWYVETIGNPLVDVADVPALVEAARSLNLPVFVDNTFATPYLYRPTEDGAAVVIESLTKWIGGHGATLGGAVIDAGTFAWGAVPGKFPTLTEPDPSYHGLVFAEAAAAAPFSTRVLANKLRDFGPTLSPYAAQLIGIGIETLSLRVQRHSDNALAVARFLEGHPKVSWVRYAGLENDPSHELAARLLRHGFGGVLVFGVKGGREAGLRVVERVRLFTHLANVGDAKSLIIHPASTTHSQLSAEQLREAHLSEDLVRLSVGIENVEDLIADLDQALARA, translated from the coding sequence ATGGCCTTCCAGCTTGATCCCACCTTCTCCTCCGATCCCGAGAAGCACTTTGACACCCTCCAGGTCCACGCGGGTTTGGCCCCCGACCCCACGACCGGGGCGGCCGCGCTGCCCATCTATGCCTCGGCAGCGTTTCAGTTTGACGACGCCGCTGACGCCGCCGGCAAGTTCGGTCTCACCAGGCCGGGCAACGTCTACGGTCGCCTGACCAACACCACCACCGACGCGGTGGCCGCGCGCGTGGCCGCCATAGAGGGCGGGACCGGGGCCGTGGCCGTCGCCTCGGGTCACGCCGCCGAGATCCTGGCCATCACCAACATCGTGGGCGCCGGCGACGAGATCGTGGCATCTGACTCCCTGTATGGCGGCACTTGGAACATCTTCCTGCACACCCTCGCCGACCTAGGGGTTAAGACGACCTTCGTCGAGAACAACGACATTGACGCCTTCGTTGCCGCCAGCAACGAGCACACCAAGCTCTGGTACGTGGAGACCATAGGCAACCCCCTCGTCGACGTGGCCGACGTGCCCGCCCTCGTCGAGGCGGCCCGCTCGCTCAACCTTCCCGTGTTCGTTGACAACACCTTTGCGACGCCCTATCTCTACCGTCCCACCGAGGACGGCGCGGCCGTGGTGATCGAGTCGCTGACCAAGTGGATCGGCGGTCACGGTGCCACGCTCGGCGGCGCCGTGATCGATGCGGGGACCTTTGCCTGGGGGGCCGTTCCCGGCAAGTTCCCCACCCTTACTGAGCCCGACCCGTCCTATCACGGCCTTGTCTTCGCTGAGGCCGCTGCCGCGGCGCCCTTCTCGACGCGCGTGCTTGCCAACAAGCTGCGTGACTTTGGCCCCACGCTCTCTCCTTACGCGGCTCAGCTCATCGGTATCGGCATCGAGACCCTCTCGTTGCGCGTACAGCGCCACTCCGACAACGCCCTGGCGGTGGCCCGCTTCCTGGAGGGCCATCCCAAGGTCAGCTGGGTGCGTTACGCGGGGCTCGAGAACGACCCGTCTCACGAGCTCGCTGCGCGTCTGCTGCGCCACGGCTTTGGCGGCGTCTTGGTGTTCGGCGTTAAGGGCGGCCGCGAGGCGGGCTTGCGCGTCGTCGAGAGGGTGCGCCTGTTCACGCACCTCGCCAACGTGGGCGATGCCAAGTCGCTGATCATCCACCCGGCCTCGACCACGCACTCCCAGCTCTCGGCGGAGCAGCTCAGGGAGGCCCATCTCTCCGAGGACCTCGTGCGTCTCTCGGTGGGCATCGAGAACGTCGAGGACCTTATCGCCGACCTTGACCAGGCGCTCGCACGCGCGTAG
- the rbr gene encoding rubrerythrin: MAVDFESSQTKKNLEAAFAGESQATVKYSYYADKAKKEGYVQIGDIFTETSGNERQHAKLWFKYLHDGDIPGTVANLEDAAAGENYEWTDMYKGFAETAKQEGFTEIAAKFSLVGGVEKHHEERYRKLVERVEKGEVFARPGVKVWKCLKCGHLHVGAEAPKVCPVCGHPQSYFEEQAINY; encoded by the coding sequence ATGGCTGTCGATTTTGAGAGTTCGCAGACCAAGAAGAACCTCGAGGCTGCCTTTGCGGGCGAGTCCCAGGCCACCGTCAAGTACAGCTACTACGCTGACAAGGCCAAGAAGGAGGGCTACGTCCAGATCGGCGACATCTTCACCGAGACCTCGGGCAACGAGCGTCAGCATGCCAAGCTCTGGTTCAAGTACCTCCACGACGGCGACATTCCCGGAACCGTCGCCAACCTCGAGGACGCTGCGGCCGGCGAGAACTACGAGTGGACCGACATGTACAAGGGCTTCGCCGAGACCGCCAAGCAGGAGGGCTTCACCGAGATCGCCGCTAAGTTCTCCCTGGTCGGCGGCGTCGAGAAGCACCACGAGGAGCGCTATCGCAAGCTCGTCGAGCGCGTCGAGAAGGGCGAGGTCTTCGCTCGTCCCGGCGTCAAGGTGTGGAAGTGCCTCAAGTGCGGCCACCTGCACGTTGGTGCCGAGGCCCCGAAGGTCTGCCCGGTCTGCGGTCACCCGCAGAGCTACTTCGAGGAGCAGGCGATCAACTACTAG
- a CDS encoding HhH-GPD family protein, which translates to MVDDACLASFRATVRTRGVELYRDLPWRRTRDPYAIWISEVMLQQTQTTRVDGRWQRWLERFPTADALAAADSGDVLDEWQGLGYNRRALAVHRAAQAVSQAGGQLPSEAPLLQALPGIGPATAAGIRAFAFDLHSVYLETNVRTVFLHELYPSSDGVADSELVPLVRDTCPADDSDPADDPRTWYYALLDYGAYLKRTVPNPSRRSRTHVRQSRFEGSHRQKRAELLRVLLAHKGDASAGADFETIVYELSREEEKAGRTALGSADVQVLLDELSDEGFCHLEHDTWRI; encoded by the coding sequence ATGGTCGATGACGCCTGTCTCGCGAGCTTTCGCGCCACGGTGCGCACGCGGGGCGTCGAGCTCTATCGTGACCTGCCCTGGCGGCGCACGCGCGACCCGTACGCCATCTGGATTAGCGAGGTCATGCTCCAGCAGACACAGACCACGCGCGTAGACGGGCGCTGGCAGCGCTGGCTCGAGCGCTTTCCCACGGCCGACGCGCTGGCCGCGGCGGACTCCGGCGACGTGCTCGACGAGTGGCAGGGTCTGGGCTACAACCGCCGGGCGCTCGCCGTGCACCGTGCGGCCCAGGCCGTCTCACAGGCGGGCGGGCAGCTTCCCTCGGAGGCCCCCCTTCTCCAGGCGCTTCCCGGCATCGGGCCCGCCACGGCGGCGGGCATTCGAGCCTTTGCCTTTGACCTGCATTCCGTTTACCTTGAGACCAACGTTCGCACGGTCTTTCTCCACGAGCTCTACCCCTCGTCTGATGGCGTGGCCGACTCCGAGCTCGTGCCGCTCGTGCGCGACACCTGCCCCGCCGACGACTCCGATCCCGCCGACGACCCGCGCACGTGGTACTACGCCCTGCTCGACTACGGTGCCTACCTCAAGCGCACCGTGCCCAATCCGTCGCGGCGCTCGCGCACGCACGTGCGCCAGTCCCGCTTCGAGGGGTCGCATCGCCAGAAGCGCGCCGAGCTGCTGCGCGTTCTTCTCGCCCATAAGGGAGACGCCTCTGCCGGTGCGGATTTTGAGACGATTGTCTACGAGCTCTCGCGCGAGGAGGAAAAAGCGGGTAGAACGGCTCTTGGCTCAGCGGATGTGCAGGTTCTGCTCGATGAGCTCTCCGACGAGGGGTTCTGCCATCTGGAGCATGACACTTGGCGCATCTAA
- a CDS encoding RrF2 family transcriptional regulator, whose amino-acid sequence MDISRKTDYALRMLAELVSNSTGVVSVRTAARENEVPYSFARSIQHDLALAGIVENTRGASGGMRLSVDPHKTTLLQLVEAVQGPVVVSACLSLPATGEPCPRRHNCPFNPVWCNAERLLRLFLASVTLYELVVERTSPLFEGSFRLVSEEEARAAAKDAREE is encoded by the coding sequence ATGGACATTTCAAGAAAGACCGACTACGCCCTACGCATGCTTGCGGAGCTCGTGAGCAACTCCACGGGAGTCGTGTCCGTGCGCACGGCCGCGAGGGAGAACGAGGTTCCTTATTCGTTTGCCCGCTCCATCCAGCATGATCTTGCCCTCGCCGGCATCGTCGAGAACACCCGGGGGGCAAGCGGCGGGATGCGTCTTTCCGTGGACCCGCACAAGACCACGCTGCTACAGCTTGTCGAGGCGGTGCAGGGCCCCGTGGTCGTCTCAGCCTGTCTCTCGCTGCCCGCGACGGGCGAGCCCTGCCCACGACGCCACAACTGCCCCTTCAACCCCGTCTGGTGCAACGCCGAGCGCCTCCTGCGCTTGTTTCTCGCGTCGGTGACCCTCTACGAGCTCGTGGTCGAGAGGACCTCTCCCTTGTTCGAGGGCAGTTTTCGCCTGGTCAGCGAGGAGGAGGCCCGCGCCGCGGCAAAGGACGCAAGGGAGGAGTAG
- a CDS encoding HAD family hydrolase produces MQTSSERHEIHNVAVFDFDGTIVDGQSGALFTTYLFRNHIMSLGRALRLGWWGVRYKLHLPYRQDEARELVFGALLGRPYDEVDALMVRFHDEVLLPRYRPQAVDEVARRSAEGNVTLLVSATFETIAQAAARTLGMDGVVATQMAHDAQGAYLGVVEGPVIAGAEKYRAVVRWCDERLGFGQWLLAYAYGDHHTDKDLLSHAQEPFAVCPGKTLHAIAKQHGWKILEWDA; encoded by the coding sequence ATGCAGACCAGCTCAGAGCGGCATGAGATTCATAACGTTGCGGTCTTCGACTTCGATGGCACCATCGTCGACGGTCAGTCTGGTGCCCTCTTCACGACCTATCTCTTCAGGAACCACATAATGTCGCTCGGTCGTGCGCTCAGGCTTGGGTGGTGGGGCGTGCGTTATAAGCTGCACCTTCCGTATCGTCAGGACGAGGCGCGCGAGCTCGTCTTTGGGGCGCTTCTGGGTCGCCCATACGACGAGGTGGATGCTCTCATGGTGCGCTTCCACGACGAGGTCCTGCTTCCGCGCTATCGTCCGCAGGCCGTGGACGAGGTCGCGCGCCGCAGCGCGGAGGGCAACGTCACGCTCCTGGTCTCCGCCACCTTCGAGACCATCGCCCAGGCCGCCGCCCGTACCCTCGGCATGGACGGTGTCGTGGCGACGCAGATGGCGCATGATGCACAGGGCGCTTACCTGGGTGTCGTCGAGGGACCCGTGATAGCGGGAGCCGAGAAGTACCGTGCGGTCGTGCGCTGGTGCGACGAGCGGCTCGGGTTTGGCCAGTGGCTTCTCGCCTACGCTTACGGTGACCACCACACCGACAAGGACCTCCTCTCACATGCGCAGGAGCCGTTCGCGGTCTGCCCGGGCAAGACCCTGCACGCGATCGCCAAGCAGCACGGCTGGAAAATTCTGGAGTGGGACGCCTAG